Proteins from a genomic interval of Panthera uncia isolate 11264 chromosome C1 unlocalized genomic scaffold, Puncia_PCG_1.0 HiC_scaffold_4, whole genome shotgun sequence:
- the LOC125913336 gene encoding olfactory receptor 5V1-like: MTPLEMNNQTDVTEFIFLGFSNHPKLQGLFFLVFLLIYLTTLLGNMLIITATRISPALHTPMYYFLSNLSFLDICYTSTTIPVMLVNFFREKKTISYEGCLSQIFFLVTCAGTECVLLAAMAYDRYVAICHPLQYPVLMRVKVCIFLVTGSWLCGLVNSVTHTVLAATLTLCGPNQISHFLCDIPLLLKLSCSDTSLNESVLHVASATIGLSPCLFTGVSYILIISSILRIPSAQGRSKAFSTCASHLTVVVVFYGTANFNYDRPREGYSLDMDILVSVLFCVMTPMLNPIIYSLRNKEVKGALRKLAAGYMIPGNINV, encoded by the coding sequence ATGACACCACTTGAAATGAACAATCAGACAGATGTCACTGAATTCATCTTCTTGGGATTTTCCAACCACCCCAAACTACAGGGCTTGTTTTTCCTGGTTTTCTTGCTCATTTACCTGACAACACTCCTGGGGAACATGCTCATTATAACAGCCACTAGAATCAGTCCTGCTCTCCACACTCCAATGTATTATTTCCTCAGCAACCTGAGTTTCTTGGACATCTGTTATACATCCACCACCATCCCCGTCATGCTGGTGAACTTCTTCCGGGAGAAGAAGACCATCTCATATGAGGGCTGCCTCTCCCAGATTTTCTTCCTCGTCACATGTGCTGGCACTGAATGTGTCTTATTGGCCGCTATGGCTTATGATCGCTATGTAGCCATTTGCCACCCTCTTCAATATCCCGTCCTCATGCGTGTGAAGGTCTGTATTTTTTTGGTGACTGGGTCCTGGCTGTGTGGGCTGGTGAATTCTGTGACACATACAGTGCTGGCAGCCACCCTGACTCTCTGTGGGCCCAACCAAATCAGCCACTTTCTCTGTGACATTCCTCTGCTCCTGAAGCTCTCCTGTTCAGACACCTCTCTCAATGAGTCTGTGCTTCATGTGGCCAGTGCCACCATTGGCCTGAGCCCCTGTCTGTTTACTGGAGTGTCCTACATACTCATCATTTCTTCCATTCTTAGGATTCCCTCTGCTCAGGGCAGGAGCAAGGCCTTCTCTACCTGTGCATCCCACCTCACTGTGGTGGTGGTCTTTTATGGAACAGCCAACTTTAACTATGACAGACCCAGAGAAGGTTACTCCCTAGACATGGATATTCTGGTTTCTGTGCTCTTCTGTGTTATGACTCCCATGTTGAACCCCATCATATACAGCCTGAGAAACAAGGAGGTCAAGGGTGCTCTGAGGAAGCTGGCTGCAGGGTATATGATCCCTGGCAATATTAATGTCTAG